A genomic stretch from Candidatus Omnitrophota bacterium includes:
- the cmk gene encoding (d)CMP kinase, translating to MIIAIDGPAGAGKSTVAKKLAQRLGFIYIDTGAMYRAVTLKLLEGRVDIKDEKAVVEAARSCKIGLKNPPGGGLQVFLDSADVSQQIRQPRITEFVSDVARIKEVRSVMLGLQRKAGEGKDAVIDGRDIGTVVFPGAEKKFYIDADFQERVERRFKELAAAGQDVSRGSVEKDLRNRDSIDSNREVAPLKKADDAVRIDTTNMTIEEVVNTLFNQVLA from the coding sequence ATGATAATCGCCATAGACGGACCGGCGGGGGCAGGCAAGAGTACCGTCGCCAAAAAATTAGCCCAGAGATTGGGCTTTATTTATATTGATACCGGAGCGATGTACCGAGCAGTCACTCTGAAGCTGCTGGAGGGCCGCGTAGACATAAAAGACGAGAAGGCGGTTGTTGAGGCGGCAAGGAGCTGCAAGATCGGACTGAAGAATCCGCCCGGAGGCGGCCTCCAGGTATTTCTTGATTCAGCGGATGTTTCTCAGCAGATAAGGCAGCCGCGCATAACGGAATTCGTCTCCGATGTGGCCAGGATAAAAGAGGTAAGGTCTGTAATGCTGGGTTTGCAAAGGAAGGCGGGCGAGGGCAAAGACGCTGTTATTGACGGCAGGGATATCGGGACCGTGGTCTTTCCCGGCGCCGAGAAGAAATTTTATATTGACGCGGATTTTCAGGAGAGGGTAGAGCGGCGTTTCAAAGAGCTGGCGGCGGCAGGGCAGGATGTGAGCCGCGGCAGCGTGGAGAAAGATCTGCGTAACAGAGATAGTATAGATTCAAACCGCGAGGTAGCGCCGTTGAAAAAGGCCGATGACGCGGTTCGTATTGACACGACGAATATGACGATAGAGGAAGTCGTCAATACTCTATTTAACCAAGTTTTAGCGTAA